A section of the Streptomyces sp. SCL15-4 genome encodes:
- a CDS encoding tyrosine-type recombinase/integrase codes for MFVTRTGRPLSPVHLYLVLQRIIKKEGLGKMNPKGLRKSCGTLLVHLRVHPRIVKAILRHSRITTTMDIYAEALDPDVVEAVAQLDRLLRQPARIRELEAARSDLESAA; via the coding sequence GTGTTCGTGACTCGGACCGGCCGTCCACTCTCACCGGTCCACCTCTACCTGGTCCTGCAACGGATCATCAAGAAGGAGGGACTGGGCAAGATGAACCCGAAGGGACTGCGCAAGTCCTGCGGCACCCTGCTCGTCCATCTCCGGGTGCACCCGCGGATCGTGAAGGCGATCCTGCGGCACAGCCGGATCACCACGACGATGGACATCTACGCCGAGGCTCTGGACCCGGATGTCGTGGAGGCGGTGGCACAGCTCGATCGGCTGCTCCGCCAGCCGGCCCGCATCCGGGAGCTGGAAGCCGCTCGATCGGATCTGGAATCCGCCGCTTGA
- a CDS encoding site-specific integrase: MPPRKRNPNGSGTVTRRADGRYQAAVYVPQPDGTTKRKFAYGKTYDECDRKRRELLDRAAGGIPTPTRDMTLGQWFDYWLQVVVKPNLAPNSYRAYETAVRHHLRPRLGSKVMVKLGVTELRGAVQALAEDQGAKTAKRSLRVLSAALTAAMVEDIGLTRNVAKLVHVRATTDSGKSWDAVTVLRFLAAARRLTPYYPAFLLLCLLGLRRAEVCGLRWESIDLDNRIIWVEKQRQRASAGTVDTELKTETSKAPLPLPAQCIAPLRWARIRTAMLRERAISRGRPWF, encoded by the coding sequence ATGCCTCCGCGCAAGCGCAACCCCAACGGTTCCGGCACCGTCACGAGGCGCGCTGACGGCCGGTACCAAGCGGCGGTGTACGTCCCGCAGCCGGATGGAACGACCAAACGCAAGTTCGCCTACGGCAAGACCTACGACGAGTGCGACCGGAAGCGCCGGGAACTCCTGGACCGCGCTGCCGGCGGCATCCCTACGCCAACCCGCGACATGACGCTGGGGCAGTGGTTCGACTACTGGCTCCAGGTCGTGGTGAAGCCCAACCTGGCGCCCAACAGCTACCGCGCGTACGAAACAGCCGTGCGACACCATCTCAGGCCCCGCCTCGGGTCCAAGGTCATGGTCAAGCTGGGCGTCACGGAGCTACGAGGGGCCGTACAGGCACTCGCAGAGGATCAAGGGGCCAAGACAGCCAAGCGGTCTTTACGCGTTCTCTCAGCCGCGCTCACGGCCGCGATGGTGGAAGACATCGGCCTGACTCGCAACGTGGCCAAGCTCGTGCACGTCCGCGCGACCACCGACAGCGGCAAGAGCTGGGATGCCGTGACGGTGCTGCGCTTCCTGGCTGCTGCTCGTCGCCTGACTCCGTACTACCCGGCCTTCCTCCTGCTCTGTCTCCTCGGCCTGCGACGTGCCGAGGTGTGCGGGCTGCGCTGGGAGAGCATCGACCTGGACAACCGCATCATCTGGGTCGAGAAGCAGCGACAGCGGGCCAGCGCGGGCACGGTCGACACGGAACTCAAGACCGAGACGTCGAAAGCACCCTTGCCACTGCCCGCCCAGTGCATCGCTCCTCTCCGCTGGGCACGCATACGGACGGCCATGCTGCGCGAGCGCGCCATCAGCCGGGGGCGCCCCTGGTTCTAA
- a CDS encoding helix-turn-helix domain-containing protein, which yields MSPGSPPTSAATSSTAARSPGRNYPLKYSRSKVYDLIRSKRLASFTEGRCRRIPESAVQEYIRTRLEEAS from the coding sequence GTGAGTCCTGGCTCGCCGCCAACATCCGCCGCGACATCCAGCACAGCCGCGAGATCGCCCGGGAGGAACTACCCGCTCAAGTACAGCCGCTCGAAGGTGTACGACCTGATCCGCTCGAAACGTCTGGCGTCGTTCACGGAAGGCCGGTGCCGGCGCATCCCCGAAAGTGCCGTCCAGGAGTACATCCGCACACGGCTTGAGGAGGCTTCCTGA
- a CDS encoding GntR family transcriptional regulator translates to MRRGWWSSGGTWWRSGRGSRACAPSRGACGPGRADAGPGMPTHGVARMTARQALGVLQNEGLAESRKGAGVFVRAFKPLRRRGIQRLSRDQWGSGRSIWSADIEDRTLVVDQVQVYEATAPERISQVLDMETGAPTCVRSRRFVLDDKPVLLSTSYLPADLVAGSAITQEDTGPGGTYARLAELGHKPVHFREEIRSRMPSQEEANRLQLSMGTPVIMVCRTAFADEGRPVEVNEMILDSAAYVLEYDFDA, encoded by the coding sequence GTGCGCCGAGGGTGGTGGAGTAGCGGCGGGACTTGGTGGAGAAGTGGCCGCGGAAGCCGAGCATGTGCGCCCAGTCGCGGAGCTTGCGGTCCGGGTAGAGCGGATGCAGGTCCAGGCATGCCCACCCACGGCGTGGCTCGTATGACCGCACGCCAAGCGCTCGGCGTACTCCAGAACGAAGGTCTTGCGGAGTCTCGCAAGGGCGCCGGCGTGTTCGTGCGCGCCTTCAAGCCGCTCAGGCGGCGAGGCATCCAGCGGCTATCCCGCGACCAGTGGGGCTCGGGCCGTTCCATCTGGTCGGCGGACATCGAGGACCGCACCCTTGTGGTCGACCAGGTGCAGGTCTACGAGGCGACTGCACCCGAACGGATCAGTCAGGTGCTGGACATGGAGACCGGAGCGCCGACATGCGTGCGCAGCCGCCGTTTCGTCCTGGACGACAAGCCTGTTCTTCTGTCTACCTCATACCTTCCCGCGGACCTGGTGGCAGGGTCGGCGATCACCCAGGAAGACACCGGCCCCGGTGGCACGTACGCCCGGCTGGCCGAGTTGGGCCACAAGCCCGTGCACTTCCGTGAGGAGATCCGTTCCCGGATGCCGTCGCAGGAGGAGGCGAACCGCCTTCAGCTCTCTATGGGCACTCCAGTGATCATGGTGTGCCGCACGGCATTCGCCGACGAGGGGCGTCCCGTTGAGGTGAACGAGATGATCCTCGACTCGGCCGCGTACGTGTTGGAGTACGACTTCGACGCCTGA
- a CDS encoding nuclease-related domain-containing protein, whose amino-acid sequence MQLLAGDLARNRPGDAVRRKIRELQPNPLLRLAERWSPRSEIRSWSDGLVGERVTGRRLDRLRRRGWYIFHAIQWASGADIDHLAIGPAGVFSINSKRHRGKSVWYGDAAITVNGAVQRHIAISQSEARRVSRALTRRGGMEIPVRPVISVVHAAKLKVKNANPPVLVLEVEHLDQVLSGLSPALSSDQVAHIYGVARDAGTWVG is encoded by the coding sequence GTGCAACTGCTGGCAGGCGACTTGGCGAGGAACCGTCCGGGCGACGCGGTGCGACGCAAGATCCGGGAACTACAGCCGAACCCGCTGCTGAGACTGGCTGAGCGCTGGTCGCCTCGGTCGGAGATTCGTAGCTGGTCGGATGGGCTCGTGGGGGAGCGTGTCACTGGTCGACGGCTGGACAGGCTCCGCAGACGCGGTTGGTACATCTTCCACGCCATTCAGTGGGCCAGCGGCGCCGACATCGACCACCTCGCCATTGGTCCGGCCGGCGTCTTCTCCATCAATTCCAAGCGGCACCGGGGTAAGTCCGTCTGGTACGGCGACGCTGCCATCACCGTGAACGGGGCCGTGCAGCGCCACATCGCGATCAGCCAGTCCGAAGCACGCCGGGTGTCTCGTGCCCTGACGCGACGGGGCGGCATGGAGATTCCCGTCCGCCCCGTGATCTCGGTCGTCCACGCGGCGAAACTGAAGGTCAAAAACGCCAACCCGCCAGTCCTCGTCCTGGAAGTGGAACACCTCGACCAAGTTCTGTCGGGCCTGTCACCGGCGCTCTCCTCCGACCAGGTTGCCCACATCTACGGCGTGGCGCGAGACGCGGGTACCTGGGTCGGCTGA
- the mtrA gene encoding two-component system response regulator MtrA, with product MMSFMKGRVLVVDDDTALAEMLGIVLRGEGFEPSFVADGDKALAAFRESKPDLVLLDLMLPGRDGIEVCRLIRAESGVPIVMLTAKSDTVDVVVGLESGADDYIVKPFKPKELVARIRARLRRSEEPAPEQLTIGDLVIDVAGHSVKRDGQSIALTPLEFDLLVALARKPWQVFTREVLLEQVWGYRHAADTRLVNVHVQRLRSKVEKDPERPEIVVTVRGVGYKAGPS from the coding sequence ATGATGTCGTTTATGAAGGGACGAGTCCTTGTCGTCGACGACGACACCGCACTGGCCGAGATGCTCGGCATCGTGCTGCGTGGTGAAGGTTTTGAGCCGTCTTTCGTAGCCGACGGCGACAAGGCGCTGGCCGCTTTCCGTGAGAGCAAGCCCGATCTTGTGCTGCTCGACCTGATGCTGCCCGGCCGGGACGGCATCGAGGTGTGCCGGCTGATCCGGGCGGAGTCCGGGGTGCCGATCGTGATGCTCACGGCCAAGAGCGACACCGTGGATGTGGTGGTGGGCCTGGAGTCGGGGGCCGACGACTACATCGTCAAGCCGTTCAAGCCGAAGGAGCTGGTGGCCCGGATCCGGGCCAGGCTGCGCAGGTCGGAGGAGCCGGCGCCGGAGCAGCTCACCATCGGTGACCTGGTCATCGATGTCGCCGGACACTCGGTGAAGCGGGACGGGCAGTCGATCGCGCTGACCCCGCTGGAGTTCGACCTGCTGGTCGCGCTCGCGCGCAAGCCGTGGCAGGTGTTCACGCGTGAGGTGCTGCTGGAGCAGGTGTGGGGCTACCGGCACGCGGCCGACACGCGGCTTGTCAACGTGCACGTCCAGCGGCTGCGTTCCAAGGTCGAGAAGGACCCGGAGCGGCCGGAGATCGTGGTGACCGTCCGTGGTGTCGGTTACAAGGCCGGGCCGAGCTGA
- the mtrB gene encoding MtrAB system histidine kinase MtrB has translation MSGDSAASASGGPGNRPGRPVGRTAVGARLRRLFERGLVRGGVQGSPVLRLFLRWVRRPLLPVMRLWRRNIQLRVVATTLVMSLGVVLLLGFVVIGQVRNGLLDAKVKASQSQATGGFAVARQKADEAASGTGAGGAAGTGDGTATADGRQSQNVIQWMSDLVESLSSGGAGAFDVVTLPVGDDSGGGRSPRGSGNVNPTSSVPAELRERVNSGTTAVQSNTRIVYSGGKESQPGLAIGKQVNDPNGRPYELYYLFPLTQEEKSLSLVKGTLATAGLFVVVLLGAIAWLVVRQVVTPVRMAAGIAERLSAGRLQERMKVTGEDDIARLGEAFNKMAQNLQVKIQQLEDLSRMQRRFVSDVSHELRTPLTTVRMAADVIHEAREDFDPVTARSAELLADQLDRFESLLADLLEISRFDAGAAALEAEPIDLREVVRRVVSGAEPLAERKGTRVRVVGDQQPVVAEADARRVERVLRNLVVNAVEHGEGKDVVVKLAAAGGAVAVAVRDYGVGLKPGEATRVFSRFWRADPARARTTGGTGLGLSIALEDARLHGGWLQAWGEPGGGSQFRLTLPRTADEPLRGSPIPLEPKDSRRNRGLDEAGRTRGNEEKRATVPVQQAGASASALPPREPIAPRLAGAPAADPTALPGNGARVVPRPTGGVRRPGDGPATRPAPDEGRARPDAAPQDSTEPGEAFRGR, from the coding sequence ATGTCCGGGGACAGTGCCGCTTCGGCTTCCGGCGGGCCCGGGAACCGTCCGGGGCGGCCTGTCGGCCGGACGGCGGTGGGCGCGCGCCTGAGGAGGCTGTTCGAGCGCGGGCTGGTGCGGGGCGGGGTGCAGGGCAGCCCGGTCCTGCGGCTGTTCCTGCGCTGGGTGCGCCGTCCGCTGCTGCCCGTGATGCGGTTGTGGCGGCGCAACATCCAGCTCCGGGTCGTCGCGACGACCCTGGTGATGTCGCTGGGCGTCGTTCTGCTGCTCGGCTTCGTTGTCATCGGGCAGGTCCGCAACGGCCTGCTGGACGCGAAGGTGAAGGCGTCGCAGAGCCAGGCCACGGGCGGGTTCGCGGTGGCCAGGCAGAAGGCCGACGAGGCGGCGAGCGGCACGGGCGCCGGCGGTGCGGCCGGTACCGGTGACGGCACGGCGACCGCGGACGGACGGCAGTCGCAGAACGTCATCCAGTGGATGAGCGACCTCGTGGAGTCGCTGTCCAGCGGCGGCGCGGGAGCGTTCGACGTGGTGACGCTGCCCGTCGGCGACGACAGCGGCGGCGGACGCAGCCCGCGCGGCTCCGGGAACGTCAATCCGACGTCCAGCGTGCCCGCCGAGCTGCGCGAGCGGGTCAACAGCGGCACGACGGCCGTGCAGAGCAACACGCGGATCGTCTACTCCGGCGGCAAGGAGTCGCAGCCGGGCCTGGCCATCGGCAAGCAGGTCAACGACCCCAACGGCCGCCCGTACGAGCTGTACTACCTCTTCCCGCTCACGCAGGAGGAGAAGTCCCTCAGCCTGGTCAAGGGCACCCTCGCCACGGCGGGGCTGTTCGTCGTCGTCCTGCTCGGCGCCATCGCCTGGCTGGTGGTGCGGCAGGTCGTCACGCCGGTGCGGATGGCGGCCGGGATCGCGGAGCGGCTGTCCGCCGGGCGCCTGCAGGAGCGGATGAAGGTCACCGGCGAGGACGACATCGCGCGCCTGGGCGAGGCCTTCAACAAGATGGCGCAGAACCTCCAGGTCAAGATCCAGCAGCTGGAGGATCTGTCGCGGATGCAGCGGCGGTTCGTCTCCGACGTCTCGCACGAGCTGCGCACCCCGCTGACCACCGTCCGCATGGCCGCGGACGTCATCCATGAGGCGCGCGAGGACTTCGACCCGGTGACGGCGCGGTCCGCCGAACTGCTCGCCGACCAGCTGGACCGGTTCGAGTCGCTGCTCGCGGACCTGCTGGAGATCAGCCGGTTCGACGCCGGCGCCGCCGCGCTGGAGGCCGAGCCGATAGACCTCAGGGAGGTCGTGCGGCGGGTGGTGAGCGGCGCCGAGCCGCTCGCCGAGCGCAAGGGCACACGCGTACGGGTGGTCGGCGACCAGCAGCCCGTCGTCGCCGAGGCGGACGCCCGGCGCGTGGAGCGCGTCCTGCGCAACCTCGTCGTCAACGCGGTCGAGCACGGCGAGGGCAAGGACGTCGTCGTCAAGCTCGCCGCCGCGGGCGGGGCGGTGGCCGTCGCCGTACGCGACTACGGCGTGGGCCTGAAGCCGGGCGAGGCGACCCGGGTCTTCAGCCGCTTCTGGCGGGCCGACCCGGCACGCGCGCGGACCACCGGAGGCACGGGTCTCGGGCTGTCCATCGCGCTCGAGGACGCGCGGCTGCACGGCGGCTGGCTGCAGGCCTGGGGCGAGCCCGGCGGCGGCTCCCAGTTCCGGCTGACGCTGCCGAGGACCGCGGACGAGCCGCTGCGGGGCTCGCCGATACCGCTGGAGCCGAAGGACTCGCGGCGCAACCGCGGCCTCGACGAGGCCGGCCGGACGCGCGGGAACGAGGAGAAGCGGGCGACCGTCCCGGTGCAGCAGGCCGGCGCGTCGGCGTCCGCGCTGCCGCCGAGGGAGCCGATCGCGCCGCGGCTGGCCGGCGCCCCGGCCGCCGACCCGACTGCCCTGCCCGGCAACGGAGCGCGCGTGGTGCCCCGGCCCACCGGCGGCGTACGGCGTCCCGGTGACGGCCCGGCCACCCGTCCGGCGCCCGACGAGGGACGGGCCCGGCCGGACGCCGCGCCGCAGGACTCGACCGAGCCAGGGGAGGCATTTCGTGGCCGCTGA
- a CDS encoding LpqB family beta-propeller domain-containing protein has translation MAADREGGARRRPVRAVAYAALGVVLLAGCASMPDSGDLRDVESTPRQDTGVRVFAVPPADGAGPGEIMQGFLEALTSDDPEYDTARKYLTTDTAGSWRPEQSTTVLANGPSIETDCSPGGREETNSVTCVLTGTRVATVDAQQAYQPAGGPYRTKLHLTRDSKSRQWRIDGLPDGVVMGKSDFQRNYTSVDKYYFASHTSVGAGGQPVAVADPVFVRSKVDPMTQMVRSLLNGPTTWLGPVVRSSFPTGTQLRKGVSGLAPDDQNRLTVPLNLKASRVASGKCAEMATQVLFTLRNLAPTLESVELRGTGGDRLCELTKERAESAAWHGPSKRPEYVYFVDGRHRVVRMPTGSTGTGSVPVPGPLGEGGKELRSVAVSRDEHTAAGVADEGGSLYVASLASGGSLGAALVTSDGATPDERLTTPSWDARGDLWVADRDHRRPGLYVLEEGEKDVVRVAVPDLPGRITDARVAADGARIALVVDRGGKQSLYIGRIQRDDGTGQGISVDGLRSATPDLEQVSAMSWAGDSRLLVVGQEQGGVQQMRYVKVDGSTLDGPAPGALTSVKAIAASEDERVPLVAYSEDGIVRLPSGAQWQKVDKDGSAPVYPG, from the coding sequence GTGGCCGCTGACCGCGAGGGGGGCGCACGGCGGCGGCCGGTGCGCGCGGTGGCGTACGCCGCCTTGGGCGTCGTCCTGCTGGCCGGTTGCGCCTCGATGCCCGACAGCGGGGACCTGCGGGATGTGGAGTCCACGCCGCGTCAGGACACCGGGGTGCGGGTGTTCGCCGTGCCGCCGGCCGACGGTGCCGGTCCCGGCGAGATCATGCAGGGCTTCCTGGAGGCGCTGACCAGCGACGACCCGGAGTACGACACGGCGCGCAAGTACCTGACGACCGACACGGCGGGCAGCTGGCGGCCGGAGCAGTCGACCACCGTCCTGGCGAACGGGCCGAGCATCGAGACCGACTGCAGCCCGGGCGGCCGGGAGGAGACCAACAGCGTCACCTGCGTGCTGACCGGCACCCGGGTGGCCACGGTCGACGCCCAGCAGGCCTACCAGCCCGCCGGCGGTCCCTACCGCACGAAGCTGCACCTGACGAGGGATTCCAAGAGCCGGCAGTGGCGCATCGACGGGCTGCCCGACGGCGTCGTCATGGGCAAGTCGGACTTCCAGCGCAACTACACGTCCGTCGACAAGTACTACTTCGCCTCCCACACGTCGGTCGGGGCGGGCGGGCAGCCGGTGGCGGTCGCCGATCCGGTGTTCGTACGCAGCAAGGTGGACCCGATGACGCAGATGGTCCGGTCGCTGCTGAACGGGCCCACCACCTGGCTCGGGCCGGTGGTCAGGTCCAGCTTCCCGACCGGTACGCAGCTGCGGAAGGGCGTGTCCGGGCTGGCACCGGACGACCAGAACAGGCTGACCGTGCCGCTGAACCTCAAGGCGTCCCGGGTCGCGTCCGGCAAGTGCGCCGAGATGGCGACACAGGTGCTGTTCACCCTGCGGAACCTGGCGCCGACGCTGGAGTCCGTCGAGCTGCGCGGTACCGGCGGCGACCGGCTGTGCGAACTGACCAAGGAACGCGCCGAGTCCGCCGCCTGGCACGGGCCGTCCAAGCGCCCCGAGTACGTGTACTTCGTCGACGGCAGGCACCGGGTGGTGCGGATGCCGACCGGGAGCACCGGCACGGGTTCCGTCCCGGTGCCGGGTCCGCTCGGCGAGGGCGGCAAGGAGCTGCGGTCGGTGGCCGTGTCGCGGGACGAGCACACCGCGGCCGGGGTCGCCGACGAGGGCGGGTCGCTGTACGTGGCCTCGCTGGCGTCGGGCGGTTCGCTCGGCGCGGCGCTGGTCACCAGCGACGGCGCCACCCCCGACGAGCGGCTGACCACTCCCAGCTGGGACGCCCGGGGTGACCTGTGGGTGGCCGACCGCGACCACCGCCGGCCCGGCCTGTACGTCCTGGAAGAGGGCGAGAAGGACGTGGTGCGCGTCGCCGTCCCCGACCTTCCGGGCCGGATCACGGACGCCCGGGTGGCCGCCGACGGGGCACGGATCGCGCTGGTCGTGGACAGAGGCGGCAAGCAGTCCCTGTACATCGGCCGGATCCAGCGCGACGACGGCACCGGACAGGGCATCTCGGTGGACGGGCTGCGTTCGGCGACCCCGGACCTGGAGCAGGTCAGCGCCATGTCCTGGGCCGGGGACAGCAGGCTGCTCGTCGTCGGCCAGGAGCAGGGGGGCGTGCAGCAGATGCGGTACGTCAAGGTCGACGGGTCCACGCTGGACGGCCCGGCCCCGGGCGCGCTCACCAGCGTCAAGGCGATCGCCGCGTCCGAGGACGAGCGGGTGCCGCTGGTGGCGTACTCGGAGGACGGGATCGTGCGGCTGCCCTCCGGGGCGCAGTGGCAGAAGGTCGACAAGGACGGGTCGGCACCGGTCTACCCGGGCTGA
- a CDS encoding ComF family protein, with translation MRGWWQDLTDLVLPADCAGCGAPRTALCPRCRAALEGGMARRARPDPEPAGLPVVHAVAPYAAEVRALLLSHKERGALALAATLGAALARAVRAGLGADGAETRGARGPGPGGDGTGRLGPGGMNAGTAAGADAGGGSAGPSWREPVLLVPVPSARWAVRARGHDPVRRMALAAARELRRTGTPARVAAVLRQRRAVADQAGLDAPRRLANLAGALEVTADGGRLLGGGRRVVLVDDLMTTGASLAEAARALRETPVSRANGGTAVYRAITREGREERRIGVRQERTESVHGAAEKAVPNALGRMLRAAVIAAPADSFEINRN, from the coding sequence ATGCGGGGCTGGTGGCAGGACCTCACCGACCTGGTGCTTCCGGCCGACTGCGCGGGCTGCGGGGCACCTCGTACGGCGCTGTGTCCGCGGTGCCGGGCCGCGCTGGAGGGGGGTATGGCGCGACGGGCGCGGCCGGATCCGGAGCCGGCCGGGCTGCCGGTGGTGCACGCGGTGGCTCCCTACGCGGCGGAGGTGCGCGCGCTGCTTCTCTCCCACAAGGAGCGTGGCGCGCTGGCCCTCGCGGCAACGCTCGGCGCGGCGCTGGCACGGGCCGTGCGGGCGGGCCTCGGTGCGGACGGTGCGGAGACCCGCGGCGCGCGCGGTCCCGGCCCGGGCGGCGACGGGACAGGCCGCCTCGGTCCCGGTGGCATGAACGCCGGCACCGCTGCCGGTGCCGACGCCGGTGGCGGGTCGGCGGGGCCCTCCTGGCGGGAGCCCGTGCTGCTGGTCCCGGTGCCCTCCGCCCGGTGGGCCGTGCGGGCGCGGGGACACGATCCGGTGCGGCGGATGGCGCTCGCGGCGGCGCGGGAGCTGCGGCGCACCGGGACGCCGGCCCGGGTGGCGGCCGTGCTGCGGCAGCGGCGGGCCGTGGCCGACCAGGCGGGGCTGGACGCGCCGCGGCGGCTGGCCAATCTCGCCGGGGCTCTGGAGGTGACCGCGGACGGTGGCCGGCTGCTCGGCGGCGGACGGCGCGTCGTGCTCGTCGACGACCTCATGACGACGGGCGCGAGTCTCGCGGAGGCGGCGCGTGCCCTGCGGGAGACCCCGGTGTCCCGCGCCAATGGCGGAACGGCCGTGTATCGGGCCATAACCCGGGAAGGTAGGGAGGAACGACGGATCGGTGTACGACAGGAGAGGACGGAGTCGGTGCACGGTGCAGCGGAAAAAGCGGTGCCGAACGCCCTCGGGCGCATGCTGCGCGCCGCCGTGATCGCCGCTCCCGCCGATTCCTTCGAAATAAACAGGAACTGA
- the hpf gene encoding ribosome hibernation-promoting factor, HPF/YfiA family: protein MDIVVKGRKTEVPDRFRKHVAEKLKLEKIQRLDAKVISLDVEVSKEPNPRQADRCDRVEITLRSRGPVIRAEAAASDPYAALDLAAEKLDARLRKQHDKRFSRRGARRISAAEVPDHVPGAATLDGNGFATSEEESDGVPTKKIGPLEVKGDGPLVVREKTHVAAPMTLDQALYEMELVGHDFYLFVDSETKEPSVVYRRHAYDYGVIHLSTDPMVAEAQTSTAGGTLGG, encoded by the coding sequence GTGGACATCGTCGTCAAAGGCCGCAAGACCGAGGTGCCCGACCGGTTCCGCAAGCACGTGGCCGAGAAGCTGAAGCTGGAGAAGATCCAGAGGCTCGATGCCAAGGTGATCAGCCTCGACGTCGAGGTGTCCAAGGAGCCCAACCCCCGGCAGGCCGACCGCTGTGACCGAGTGGAGATCACGCTCCGCTCCCGCGGTCCGGTGATCCGGGCGGAGGCAGCGGCCAGCGACCCGTACGCCGCACTCGACCTGGCGGCCGAGAAGCTGGACGCGCGGCTGCGCAAGCAGCACGACAAGCGTTTCTCGCGCCGAGGCGCGCGCCGGATCTCGGCGGCCGAGGTCCCCGACCACGTGCCGGGTGCGGCGACCCTCGACGGCAACGGCTTCGCCACCTCGGAGGAGGAGTCCGACGGAGTGCCGACCAAGAAGATCGGCCCTCTGGAGGTCAAGGGTGACGGCCCCCTCGTCGTCCGCGAGAAGACCCACGTCGCCGCCCCGATGACCCTCGACCAGGCCCTCTACGAGATGGAGCTGGTCGGCCATGACTTCTACCTGTTCGTCGACTCCGAGACGAAGGAACCGAGCGTCGTCTACCGGCGGCACGCCTACGACTACGGCGTGATCCACCTCAGCACGGACCCGATGGTCGCCGAGGCGCAGACGTCCACCGCGGGGGGCACGCTGGGCGGCTGA
- a CDS encoding response regulator transcription factor — translation MADTFGPMRDGDADDAVIGRDPGADAARKEPIRVLVVDDHALFRRGLEIVLAAEEDIQVVGEAGDGAEAVDKAADLLPDIVLMDVRMPKRGGIEACTSIKEVAPSAKIIMLTISDEEADLYDAIKAGATGYLLKEISTDEVATAIRAVADGQSQISPSMASKLLTEFKSMIQRTDERRLVPAPRLTDRELEVLKLVATGMNNRDIAKELFISENTVKNHVRNILEKLQLHSRMEAVVYAMREKILEIR, via the coding sequence ATGGCGGACACCTTCGGACCGATGCGGGACGGGGACGCCGACGACGCTGTCATCGGCAGGGACCCGGGCGCGGACGCGGCGCGCAAGGAGCCGATCAGAGTCCTGGTCGTGGACGACCACGCCCTCTTCCGGCGCGGCCTGGAGATCGTGCTCGCGGCCGAGGAGGACATCCAGGTCGTCGGCGAGGCGGGCGACGGGGCCGAGGCCGTCGACAAGGCCGCCGATCTGCTGCCCGACATCGTGCTGATGGACGTCCGCATGCCCAAGCGCGGCGGAATCGAGGCCTGCACCTCCATCAAGGAGGTCGCCCCCAGCGCCAAGATCATCATGCTGACGATCAGCGACGAGGAGGCCGACCTCTACGACGCGATCAAGGCGGGCGCGACCGGATATCTCCTCAAGGAGATCTCCACCGACGAGGTGGCCACCGCCATTCGCGCGGTGGCCGACGGGCAGTCGCAGATCAGCCCGTCGATGGCGTCGAAACTCCTCACCGAGTTCAAGTCGATGATCCAGCGCACCGACGAGCGCCGGCTGGTGCCCGCGCCCCGGCTCACCGACCGGGAACTGGAAGTCCTCAAACTCGTCGCCACGGGCATGAACAACCGGGACATCGCCAAGGAGTTGTTCATCTCCGAGAACACCGTGAAGAACCACGTCCGCAACATCCTGGAGAAGCTCCAGCTGCACTCCAGGATGGAGGCCGTGGTCTACGCGATGCGGGAGAAGATCCTGGAGATCCGCTAG